The following proteins are co-located in the Apium graveolens cultivar Ventura chromosome 5, ASM990537v1, whole genome shotgun sequence genome:
- the LOC141724395 gene encoding replication protein A 70 kDa DNA-binding subunit C-like isoform X1 produces the protein MLTGTTMAYIHLSELRGDDWVIRVRICRMWESVSTKDGSLISVDMILIDEMENLMHAVVRKHLVPRFKHRLTKGLIYELRNVKVALNVYPYRPLASNLRLLFLPATEVRKLGEDVASIPRHGFQFVDQAVLRVRADDVTTLSDIVGCLCGFGQLEVVGTGYRKRDIRIFTDYSVTSTITLWAGWRPYVIVVSSVTVKTYQGSLTFAITSGSQIYINPNVGHVSSIRERFSALSLKVIPIDGATVARIPPEEAMFINRMTVEALVNATCAGELKVDVVTLKATKTAINNHYGWYYVSYKSCVRKVVPKDGIYVCNTCAKPVDFPLTLFRVNVQVEDTTGSTTVVLFNAAIERLLDISAKKLINNMPPGDTSLPTKLQPLLGREFVFKLKLNKYNLVEGLQDYGVSAVYTPLAELESVHATGHLTHAGGYLMESLTDDDNVPEGDKKRKMVLSPVIKNVTENSGEGLSAINKDAAENMSGPVINDATGTCSGDP, from the exons ATGTTAACTGGTACAACTATGGCATACATCCATCTTTCTGAATTGAGGGGCGATGACTGGGTGATAAGGGTTCGCATTTGCAGGATGTGGGAGTCTGTCAGTACGAAGGATGGCAGTTTGATAAGCGTGGACATGATACTGATTGATGAGATG GAAAACCTTATGCATGCTGTTGTGCGGAAGCACTTGGTGCCTCGCTTCAAGCACCGATTGACCAAAGGCCTGATCTATGAACTCAGGAATGTTAAGGTTGCGCTAAATGTTTACCCATACAGACCTCTTGCAAGCAATTTGAGGCTGTTGTTCCTGCCAGCAACTGAGGTCAGGAAACTTGGTGAGGATGTTGCAAGCATTCCGAGGCATGGTTTCCAGTTTGTGGATCAGGCCGTGCTCAGGGTTCGTGCCGATGATGTTACTACTCTCTCAG ACATTGTGGGTTGCTTGTGCGGTTTTGGTCAGCTGGAGGTTGTTGGAACAGGCTACCGGAAAAGGGATATAAGAATTTTCACTGATTA CTCCGTCACCAGCACGATAACTTTGTGGGCAGGATGGAGGCCTTATGTTATCGTTGTCTCTTCAGTCACGGTAAAGACCTATCAAG GTTCTTTGACCTTTGCTATAACTAGCGGTAGCCAGATTTATATTAACCCAAATGTAGGCCATGTCTCCTCTATACGGGAAAGGTTTTCAGCTCTATCCCTTAAAGTAATTCCAATTGATGGCGCTACTGTTGCGAGAATTCCTCCTGAGGAGGCGATGTTTATTAATAGGATGACTGTCGAAGCTCTGGTGAATGCTACATGTGCTGGTGAGCTGAAG GTAGATGTTGTGACCTTGAAAGCGACAAAAACTGCCATAAACAATCATTATGGCTGGTATTATGTTTCGTACAAATCCTGTGTGAGAAAGGTTGTTCCAAAGGATGGAATTTATGTCTGTAACACTTGTGCCAAGCCGGTTGACTTCCCTCTGACACT GTTTCGAGTGAATGTTCAAGTTGAAGACACAACTGGATCTACCACGGTTGTTTTGTTCAATGCTGCCATAGAGCGCTTGCTGGACATCTCTGccaaaaaattaattaataacatgCCTCCGGGAGATACTTCTCTTCCCACCAAGCTGCAACCACTTTTGGGGAGGGAGTTTGTCTTCAAGCTTAAGCTGAACAAGTATAATTTGGTCGAAGGCTTGCAAGACTATGGAGTATCCGCAGTTTACACCCCGCTGGCAGAGCTGGAGTCTGTGCATGCTACGGGCCACCTCACACAT GCTGGAGGCTATCTGATGGAGTCTCTGACTGATGATGACAATGTTCCTGAGGGTGACAAGAAGCGTAAGATGGTCCTCTCACCTGTTATCAAAAATGTCACAGAAAATAGCGGTGAGGGCCTCTCAGCTATTAACAAGGACGCCGCTGAAAATATGAGCGGACCTGTTATCAATGATGCCACTGGAACTTGCAGCGGGGATCCTTAA
- the LOC141724395 gene encoding replication protein A 70 kDa DNA-binding subunit C-like isoform X2 — protein sequence MWESVSTKDGSLISVDMILIDEMENLMHAVVRKHLVPRFKHRLTKGLIYELRNVKVALNVYPYRPLASNLRLLFLPATEVRKLGEDVASIPRHGFQFVDQAVLRVRADDVTTLSDIVGCLCGFGQLEVVGTGYRKRDIRIFTDYSVTSTITLWAGWRPYVIVVSSVTVKTYQGSLTFAITSGSQIYINPNVGHVSSIRERFSALSLKVIPIDGATVARIPPEEAMFINRMTVEALVNATCAGELKVDVVTLKATKTAINNHYGWYYVSYKSCVRKVVPKDGIYVCNTCAKPVDFPLTLFRVNVQVEDTTGSTTVVLFNAAIERLLDISAKKLINNMPPGDTSLPTKLQPLLGREFVFKLKLNKYNLVEGLQDYGVSAVYTPLAELESVHATGHLTHAGGYLMESLTDDDNVPEGDKKRKMVLSPVIKNVTENSGEGLSAINKDAAENMSGPVINDATGTCSGDP from the exons ATGTGGGAGTCTGTCAGTACGAAGGATGGCAGTTTGATAAGCGTGGACATGATACTGATTGATGAGATG GAAAACCTTATGCATGCTGTTGTGCGGAAGCACTTGGTGCCTCGCTTCAAGCACCGATTGACCAAAGGCCTGATCTATGAACTCAGGAATGTTAAGGTTGCGCTAAATGTTTACCCATACAGACCTCTTGCAAGCAATTTGAGGCTGTTGTTCCTGCCAGCAACTGAGGTCAGGAAACTTGGTGAGGATGTTGCAAGCATTCCGAGGCATGGTTTCCAGTTTGTGGATCAGGCCGTGCTCAGGGTTCGTGCCGATGATGTTACTACTCTCTCAG ACATTGTGGGTTGCTTGTGCGGTTTTGGTCAGCTGGAGGTTGTTGGAACAGGCTACCGGAAAAGGGATATAAGAATTTTCACTGATTA CTCCGTCACCAGCACGATAACTTTGTGGGCAGGATGGAGGCCTTATGTTATCGTTGTCTCTTCAGTCACGGTAAAGACCTATCAAG GTTCTTTGACCTTTGCTATAACTAGCGGTAGCCAGATTTATATTAACCCAAATGTAGGCCATGTCTCCTCTATACGGGAAAGGTTTTCAGCTCTATCCCTTAAAGTAATTCCAATTGATGGCGCTACTGTTGCGAGAATTCCTCCTGAGGAGGCGATGTTTATTAATAGGATGACTGTCGAAGCTCTGGTGAATGCTACATGTGCTGGTGAGCTGAAG GTAGATGTTGTGACCTTGAAAGCGACAAAAACTGCCATAAACAATCATTATGGCTGGTATTATGTTTCGTACAAATCCTGTGTGAGAAAGGTTGTTCCAAAGGATGGAATTTATGTCTGTAACACTTGTGCCAAGCCGGTTGACTTCCCTCTGACACT GTTTCGAGTGAATGTTCAAGTTGAAGACACAACTGGATCTACCACGGTTGTTTTGTTCAATGCTGCCATAGAGCGCTTGCTGGACATCTCTGccaaaaaattaattaataacatgCCTCCGGGAGATACTTCTCTTCCCACCAAGCTGCAACCACTTTTGGGGAGGGAGTTTGTCTTCAAGCTTAAGCTGAACAAGTATAATTTGGTCGAAGGCTTGCAAGACTATGGAGTATCCGCAGTTTACACCCCGCTGGCAGAGCTGGAGTCTGTGCATGCTACGGGCCACCTCACACAT GCTGGAGGCTATCTGATGGAGTCTCTGACTGATGATGACAATGTTCCTGAGGGTGACAAGAAGCGTAAGATGGTCCTCTCACCTGTTATCAAAAATGTCACAGAAAATAGCGGTGAGGGCCTCTCAGCTATTAACAAGGACGCCGCTGAAAATATGAGCGGACCTGTTATCAATGATGCCACTGGAACTTGCAGCGGGGATCCTTAA
- the LOC141660320 gene encoding uncharacterized protein LOC141660320, whose protein sequence is MAIEQERFRWIRTHQNELRTELYSGLMDAVHRGDSDSSTGKCTKFFPKKYNDHTTIGEDGFPIYRRRETGVSVKKKGSLLDNHYAIPYNRNLLVKFDAHINVELCNSARSIKYLFKYINKGPDRATAVIEGTDERDEIKTYLDCRYISACESCWRIFQFSINYRYPTVERLPFHLPGEHTVIFEENRSIDNVLNVPGIEKTKFTEWLETNRMNEDARNLTYVEFPRHWVWNFKGKLWTRRKKGKAVGRIYYTHPASGERFYMRMLLNFVRGSTSFECIRTINGITYPTFKAACYALGLLDDDKEWIDCLSEAAIWGTGNELRNLFVTILIFCQVSNIPELWKTHSEILSENMLHLQRKRFQVPNLQLTKKQIESYALMEIEALMQKLGKSLKDIDGMPQPDPSLTREFGNRLLSEEMDYDRHDEGKLFFISGHGGTGKTFLWNTIASKLRSESMIVFPVATSGLASLLLPNGQTSHSRFRIPLDVTAESTSLDKTLRDILSTRYGNSPSKPFGGLTVVCGGDFRQILLVIPQCERADIIDASLNSSYLWPHFEIYELKQNMRLHKEGIDEIEAKRVKSFDKWLLQIGDGSLYDLLHQELIRIPYELCKLTSNDPMQDIVNEVYPLLLESYKDPAYLKECAILTPKNETVHELNDFLMNMIPGKERTYLSSDSVCKASVKADNDDLLYPIEFLNSLKFSGVPNHDIRLKEGTPIMLLRNLNQSGGLCNGTRLIVTRLGKWSIRGDIISGTKAGQNVTIPRIIMSPKESKWPFKLNRRQLPVAPYFAMTINKSQGQSLKRVGLYPPNQVFTHGQVYVALSRVTARDGLVIVNADSEVKDQHLIKNILYKEVKDQHLIKNIVYKEVFNNIQAPTRDKGMVSDPSTSRAKQHINNCHT, encoded by the exons ATGGCAATTGAGCAAGAAAGATTTAGATGGATTCGGACCCACCAAAATGAGCTTCGGACAGAACTGTACTCAGGCTTGATGGATGCAGTTCATCGTGGGGACTCAGACAGCTCTACG GGGAAGTGTACTAAGTTCTTCCCAAAGAAATATAATGACCACACCACAATTGGAGAGGATGGTTTCCCAATTTATAGGCGCAGGGAAACAGGTGTGTCAGTGAAAAAAAAAGGCAGCCTCCTGGACAATCATTATGCCATCCCTTACAACAGAAATTTGTTGGTCAAGTTTGATGCTCATATTAACGTGGAGCTCTGCAATAGTGCAAGGtctataaaatatttatttaaatatattaataaagGGCCAGATAGAGCAACCGCGGTGATTGAGGGCACGGACGAGAGGGATGAAATTAAGACGTATCTTGATTGCAG GTACATATCAGCGTGTGAGTCTTGCTGGAGAATCTTTCAGTTTAGCATCAACTACAGATACCCCACAGTTGAAAGACTACCTTTTCACCTTCCTGGTGAACATACTGTTATATTCGAGGAAAACAGGTCCATTGACAACGTGCTAAATGTGCCCGGAATAGAAAAGACCAAATTCACAGAATGGTTGGAAACAAACAGGATGAATGAGGATGCCCGCAATCTAACTTACGTGGAATTTCCTAGGCACTGGGTTTGGAATTTCAAGGGAAAATTATGGACCCGACGGAAAAAAGGTAAGGCGGTTGGTAGAATCTACTATACGCATCCGGCAAGCGGAGAACGCTTCTACATGCGCATGCTCCTTAATTTTGTGAGAGGGAGCACCTCATTTGAGTGCATAAGAACAATCAATGGAATTACATATCCAACTTTCAAGGCGGCATGCTATGCTTTGGGATTATTGGATGATGACAAGGAATGGATAGATTGCTTATCTGAGGCCGCAATTTGGGGAACGGGCAATGAATTACGCAACCTCTTTGTCACAATCCTTATCTTTTGCCAAGTTTCCAATATACCCGAACTATGGAAAACTCATTCTGAAATACTCTCAGAAAATATGCTTCACTTACAGCGAAAAAGGTTTCAAGTCCCTAACCTACAACTAACAAAAAAACAAATTGAATCATATGCACTGATGGAAATTGAAGCTCTCATGCAGAAATTAGGCAAAAGCCTAAAAGATATAGATGGAATGCCACAACCAGATCCATCCCTCACACGAGAATTTGGAAATAGACTATTGAGCGAAGAAATGGATTATGATCGA CATGATGAGGGCAAATTATTCTTCATTAGCGGCCATGGTGGCACCGGTAAAACATTCTTATGGAATACAATCGCTTCAAAATTAAGATCAGAGTCGATGATAGTCTTTCCAGTCGCAACTTCAGGCCTAGCATCATTATTACTACCCAATGGTCAGACATCACACTCTCGATTTCGCATCCCTTTGGATGTCACAGCTGAATCTACAT CTCTAGACAAGACCTTGAGAGATATACTAAGCACACGGTATGGAAATAGTCCATCCAAACCCTTTGGAGGCCTTACCGTTGTGTGTGGTGGTGACTTCCGCCAAATTCTACTTGTTATCCCGCAATGCGAGCGTGCTGATATAATTGATGCCTCCCTTAACTCATCATATCTTTGGCCTCACTTTGAAATATACGAACTGAAACAAAATATGAGGCTGCATAAAGAAGGGATTGATGAAATAGAGGCGAAAAGAGTAAAAtcatttgataaatggttgttacAGATTGGAGATGGTTCCCTGTACGACCTCCTTCACCAGGAACTAATAAGAATTCCATATGAACTATGCAAGTTAACAAGCAATGACCCCATGCAAGACATTGTTAACGAGGTCTACCCTTTACTGTTGGAAAGTTACAAGGATCCTGCATATCTAAAAGAGTGTGCTATATTAACACCCAAAAATGAAACTGTTCATGAGTTGAATGACTTTCTAATGAACATGATACCGGGAAAGGAAAGAACATATCTAAGTTCTGATAGTGTATGCAAAGCGAGTGTTAAGGCTGATAATGATGATTTGTTATACCCAATAGAATTTCTCAACAGCTTAAAATTTAGTGGGGTCCCAAACCATGACATACGACTTAAAGAAGGAACACCCATCATGCTGCTCAGGAATTTAAATCAATCAGGGGGCCTTTGTAATGGAACAAGGTTAATAGTCACACGCCTAGGAAAATGGTCGATCCGAGGGGATATTATTTCTGGAACAAAGGCTGGACAAAATGTTACTATTCCGCGTATCATTATGTCACCTAAAGAATCAAAATGGCCATTCAAACTTAATAGGCGTCAACTACCAGTAGCACCATATTTCGCGATGACGATAAATAAAAGCCAGGGACAGTCTTTAAAACGTGTTGGCTTGTATCCGCCTAACCAGGTTTTCACGCATGGACAAGTGTATGTTGCCCTGTCAAGAGTCACCGCGCGAGATGGGCTGGTCATAGTCAATGCTGATTCAGAAGTGAAGGACCAACATCTTATCAAGAACATTCTTTACAAAGAAGTGAAGGACCAACATCTTATCAAGAACATTGTTTATAAAGAGGTCTTTAACAACATTCAGGCCCCAACACGCGACAAAGGTATGGTATCAGACCCTTCTACTTCACGCGCAAAACAACACATAAATAATTGCCACACATGA